A window of the Zeugodacus cucurbitae isolate PBARC_wt_2022May chromosome 4, idZeuCucr1.2, whole genome shotgun sequence genome harbors these coding sequences:
- the LOC105210508 gene encoding LIM homeobox transcription factor 1-beta: protein MLEFYPMPTNLSRGAGFYSHHHQNHGGTRTFNNAPNSVGTAAINATVLNNSNNCGQQQQQQQQHQQQQYQQHQLQQQQQQHLQQQQQKQLTASPTHATCAPLNRSNSSTPTTAATSTSATTSTTVSATAAAISASASTSPKAFNTAASEKPTAVAPEVNSTATLATSQPACPAATSTAHILMIPTSISTSCSSSPSSSSSLMTVSAASLMAPTPAALLPTASATATTTATLSELSAGCNGRTEVGHVKCEKNYEICEGCGQKIHDRYLMNVGESNWHEHCLSCCYCGIQLFNTCYVRNSKLYCKLDYDRLFSIKCTGCCHPILPHEMVMRPIPSFIFHLPCFICYICRLPLQKGEQFLLRDGQLFCCRHDLEKELYLATAQHCGFVGLDDDDLMRPRDGRRGPKRPRTILTSQQRKQFKASFDQSPKPCRKVREALAKDTGLSVRVVQVWFQNQRAKMKKIQRKAKNGGGNGGAVSSRSGDEKDMGKDDKDIKQECGITGVDGAYLSLGDSGFGSQPLNPNLPFSPDDYPHNSNDSFCSSDLSLDGSNFDQLDDDTDSLSLNNLELQSTGSSGNQHSNPHDIIANLSTSLVNPIDKLYLMQNSYFNVEQ, encoded by the exons ATGCTTGAATTCTATCCAATGCCCACAAACTTAAGTCGTGGCGCTGGCTTTTATTCACACCATCATCAGAATCATGGCGGTACGCGTACATTTAATAATGCCCCCAATTCGGTCGGCACAGCAGCAATTAATGCAACTGTATTAAATAATAGTAACAATTGtggacaacaacagcagcagcagcagcagcatcagcaacagcaatatcaacaacatcagctacaacaacaacaacaacaacatctccagcaacaacaacaaaaacaattgactGCCTCACCGACGCATGCAACATGCGCTCCACTTAATCGCAGCAACAGCAGTACACCAACAACAGCGGCCACTTCTACGTCGGCAACAACTTCGACAACCGTTTCCGCAACTGCAGCAGCCATCTCCGCGTCCGCCTCCACGTCACCGAAGGCTTTTAATACAGCCGCAAGCGAAAAACCCACTGCGGTAGCCCCTGAAGTCAATTCCACTGCAACACTTGCAACATCCCAACCCGCGTGTCCCGCCGCCACCTCCACGGCACACATTTTAATGATACCCACTTCAATTTCAACATCGTGTTCGTCATCACCTTCATCGTCGTCATCCTTAATGACGGTGTCAGCAGCGTCCCTTATGGCTCCAACACCGGCCGCTTTATTACCGACGGCATCGGCGACGGCGACGACGACGGCAACGCTGTCTGAGCTATCGGCGGGCTGTAATGGTCGTACAG AAGTCGGACATGTGAAGTGCGAGAAGAATTATGAAATATGTGAAGGTTGCGGGCAAAAGATACACGATCGTTATCTCATGAATGTTGGCGAATCGAACTGGCACGAGCACTGTCtgtcttgttgttattgtggaaTACAGTTATTCAATACCTGCTACGTGCGCAATTCAAAGCTTTATTGCAAACTCGATTACGATCG ATTATTCAGCATCAAATGCACCGGCTGCTGTCACCCGATTCTGCCTCACGAGATGGTCATGCGACCGATACCCTCCTTCATTTTCCACCTGCCTTGTTTCATCTGCTACATCTGTCGACTGCCACTGCAGAAGGGCGAGCAATTCCTGCTGCGCGACGGTCAACTTTTCTGCTGTCGACACGATCTCGAAAAGGAACTCTATTTGGCGACCGCACAACATTGCGGTTTCGTCGGACTGGACGATGATGATTTGATGCGTCCACGCGATGGACGACGTGGACCGAAGCGACCACGCACCATATTGACATCGCAACAGCGTAAACAATTCAAAGCGTCCTTCGATCAATCGCCTAAACCGTGTCGCAAGGTGCGCGAAGCGCTGGCGAAGGATACTGGGTTGTCGGTGCGCGTGGTGCAGGTGTGGTTTCAGAATCAACGcgccaaaatgaagaaaatacagCGGAAAGCGAAAAATGGCGGTGGCAATGGTGGTGCGGTGAGTTCACGCAGTGGCGATGAGAAGGATATGGGTAAGGACGATAAGGATATAAAGCAGGAATGCGGCATAACCGGTGTGGATGGCGCTTATTTGAGTTTAGGTGACAGCGGTTTCGGCAGTCAaccgctgaatccgaatctgcCCTTCTCGCCTGATG ATTACCCGCATAATTCGAATGATAGCTTCTGTAGCTCGGATTTGTCTTTGGACGGCAGTAATTTCGATCAACTGGACGATGACACCGATTCTTTGTCACTCAACAATCTGGAGCTGCAGTCCACCGGCTCTTCGGGTAATCAACATTCAAATCCACACGACATTATCGCCAATCTCAGCACGAGTCTTGTCAATCCGATTGACAAACTGTACTTGATGCAGAATTCTTACTTTAATGTAGAGCAATAA